In Aliamphritea ceti, a single window of DNA contains:
- the lptM gene encoding LPS translocon maturation chaperone LptM: MKHCWVAVFISCILLAGCGQKGPLYLPDEAPQTEQN; this comes from the coding sequence ATGAAACATTGCTGGGTTGCTGTGTTTATCAGTTGTATTTTATTGGCAGGTTGTGGCCAGAAAGGCCCGCTGTATTTGCCCGATGAGGCTCCGCAAACGGAGCAAAACTAA
- the lysA gene encoding diaminopimelate decarboxylase, translating into MDNFEYRNGALFAEDVAISTIAEEFGTPAYIYSRDALERAYLAYAQALEGHDALVCYAVKANSNIAVLNVLARLGAGFDIVSEGELERVLQAGGQAEKIVFSGVAKRESEMRRALEVGIHCFNIESEAELDRLNSVAESMGKVAPISLRVNPDVDAGTHPYISTGLKDNKFGVAIEDAARIYAYANSLSHLNIQGLDCHIGSQLTETAPFIDALDRLLVLIDTLAEQGITIHHLDLGGGLGVCYTDEVPPTPQAYIAEVLAKLGDRPLKLVFEPGRSIAANAGLLITKIEFLKCAEYKNFAIIDAAMNDMIRPSLYSAYMDIIPAQVRDTGESRVYDLVGPVCETGDFLGKERELNIQPGDLLAVCSAGAYGFTMSSNYNSRNRAAEVMVDDNQVHLIRQRETLADQLRGEQLLP; encoded by the coding sequence ATGGATAACTTCGAATACCGAAATGGTGCGTTATTCGCAGAAGATGTTGCGATCAGTACTATTGCTGAAGAGTTCGGTACGCCGGCTTATATTTATTCCCGGGATGCGCTGGAGCGTGCTTATCTGGCGTATGCGCAGGCACTTGAAGGCCATGATGCGCTTGTATGCTATGCGGTGAAAGCGAACTCCAATATTGCTGTATTGAACGTTTTAGCACGTTTGGGTGCTGGTTTTGATATCGTTTCAGAAGGCGAGTTAGAGCGTGTGCTACAGGCTGGTGGTCAGGCGGAGAAAATCGTTTTTTCCGGTGTTGCCAAGCGTGAGTCAGAAATGCGTCGTGCGCTGGAAGTGGGTATTCATTGTTTTAATATTGAGTCTGAAGCTGAGCTGGACCGTCTTAACAGCGTTGCTGAAAGTATGGGCAAGGTTGCACCGATTTCTCTGCGGGTAAATCCAGATGTTGATGCCGGAACGCATCCGTACATTTCTACCGGCCTGAAAGACAATAAGTTTGGTGTTGCCATTGAAGATGCTGCACGTATTTATGCTTATGCTAACAGTTTGAGTCATCTGAATATTCAGGGGCTGGATTGCCATATTGGTTCTCAGTTAACAGAAACCGCGCCGTTTATTGATGCGCTGGACCGTTTGTTAGTTCTGATTGATACACTGGCAGAGCAGGGCATTACGATTCATCATCTGGATTTAGGTGGTGGTCTGGGTGTCTGTTATACAGATGAAGTACCGCCAACTCCGCAGGCATATATAGCAGAGGTTCTTGCTAAGCTGGGGGATCGTCCTCTGAAACTGGTATTTGAACCGGGCCGTTCAATTGCTGCCAACGCTGGGCTGCTGATCACTAAAATTGAATTTCTTAAGTGTGCTGAGTATAAGAACTTTGCCATTATTGATGCGGCTATGAACGATATGATTCGTCCGTCTCTGTACAGTGCTTACATGGATATTATCCCTGCTCAGGTGCGTGACACAGGTGAAAGCCGCGTTTACGATCTAGTTGGGCCTGTCTGTGAAACCGGCGATTTTCTGGGTAAGGAGCGTGAGCTGAATATTCAGCCGGGTGATTTACTGGCGGTATGCTCTGCAGGTGCTTATGGTTTTACTATGAGTTCCAATTACAATAGCCGTAACCGTGCGGCAGAAGTCATGGTTGATGACAATCAGGTACATTTGATTCGTCAGCGGGAAACTCTGGCTGATCAGTTACGTGGTGAGCAGCTTCTTCCTTAA
- the dapF gene encoding diaminopimelate epimerase, with amino-acid sequence MLVRFTKMHGLGNDFLVLDMVTQKIKLNSALVAKLADRNFGVGFDQLLVVEPPTNPDMDFRYRIYNADGSEVEHCGNGARCFAKFVRDKRLTAKDRIAVETQKGAIYLTVTENLDVEVDMGAPVLSPQEVPFQSEVQAVTYQLDAEGATHEISAVSMGNPHGVLIVDSVETAPVETLGPVLEAHTQFPAKANIGFMEIVARDEVRLRVFERGAGETLACGTGACAAVVAGRLRGLLDETVKVCLPGGDLSISWQGDNTSVMMTGPATTVYEGQIYL; translated from the coding sequence ATGTTAGTCAGATTTACAAAAATGCATGGCCTGGGGAATGATTTTCTGGTGTTGGATATGGTCACCCAGAAGATTAAACTCAACTCTGCACTGGTGGCGAAACTGGCCGACCGGAATTTTGGCGTGGGTTTTGATCAGCTGTTAGTGGTTGAACCGCCGACGAATCCTGATATGGATTTTCGTTATCGCATTTATAATGCTGATGGCAGTGAAGTTGAGCATTGTGGCAATGGTGCCCGATGCTTTGCTAAGTTTGTGCGTGATAAGCGACTGACTGCAAAAGACCGGATTGCTGTTGAAACTCAAAAAGGTGCAATTTACCTGACAGTCACTGAAAATCTGGATGTTGAAGTGGATATGGGGGCGCCGGTACTGTCGCCTCAGGAAGTACCGTTTCAGTCCGAGGTTCAGGCGGTTACTTATCAGTTAGATGCTGAAGGTGCGACGCATGAGATCAGCGCTGTATCAATGGGTAATCCTCACGGTGTTCTGATAGTCGATTCTGTTGAAACAGCACCAGTAGAAACCCTGGGGCCAGTACTGGAAGCACACACGCAGTTTCCGGCTAAAGCGAATATTGGCTTTATGGAAATTGTCGCCCGTGATGAAGTGCGGTTAAGGGTGTTTGAGCGTGGTGCAGGGGAAACTCTTGCCTGCGGGACAGGTGCTTGTGCAGCGGTTGTTGCGGGGCGCTTACGTGGCCTTTTGGATGAAACCGTTAAAGTATGTTTGCCAGGTGGAGATCTCAGTATTTCCTGGCAAGGTGATAACACATCGGTAATGATGACCGGGCCGGCAACAACGGTGTATGAAGGGCAGATTTATTTATGA
- a CDS encoding DUF484 family protein gives MTTDAVEVQSEVSEQQVIDYLKQHPDFFTGNENLLEKLYVPHQRGSSVSLVERQTSLLREKNRELYDYLSDLVGVARENEIQFKKTKKMVVSLLEAETLDDVAVAVEECLCEEFHSDTTALLLFGPARDDVNNLRIMPREDATVIDALADSSQTSCGNLTELQNELLFKEHAFKVKSAAAVPLVKGETLGLLAIGSYDSEYFQSNQGTLFLDYIGQVLSRVVSHLLRRSEG, from the coding sequence ATGACAACTGATGCAGTTGAGGTTCAGAGCGAAGTATCTGAACAGCAGGTTATTGATTATCTTAAACAACATCCGGACTTTTTTACTGGCAATGAAAATTTGCTGGAAAAGTTATATGTGCCCCATCAGCGGGGTAGCAGTGTATCGCTGGTTGAGCGTCAGACGTCTCTGTTGAGGGAAAAGAACCGCGAACTCTATGATTATCTGAGTGATCTGGTTGGCGTTGCCCGGGAAAACGAGATCCAGTTTAAGAAGACCAAAAAAATGGTCGTGTCTTTACTGGAAGCAGAAACGCTGGATGACGTTGCCGTTGCTGTTGAAGAATGTCTGTGTGAGGAGTTTCACAGTGATACGACGGCATTACTGCTTTTCGGGCCTGCTCGGGATGATGTGAATAATCTGCGAATCATGCCGCGGGAAGATGCTACTGTTATTGATGCGCTGGCAGACAGTTCACAAACCAGTTGCGGAAATCTGACAGAGTTACAGAACGAGCTGTTATTTAAGGAACATGCGTTTAAAGTAAAGTCTGCTGCTGCAGTACCGCTGGTTAAAGGTGAAACCCTAGGTTTACTGGCGATTGGCAGTTATGACAGCGAATATTTTCAGAGTAATCAGGGAACCTTATTTCTTGATTACATAGGTCAGGTGTTGAGCCGGGTTGTTTCGCATCTGTTACGTCGGTCTGAGGGATAG
- the xerC gene encoding tyrosine recombinase XerC, whose amino-acid sequence MTAELPDLARSGFFNYLSAERQLSKHTLDNYQRDLQRLWEYLQLQQIFTPSESPWHKVLPQHIRGFVAAVHHQGLGGKSIQRALSAIRTFYKYLHREGLAKADPAAGIRAPKSPKRLPQTLDPDQLSSLLDQPLGRDPLSRRDHAMVELLYSSGLRLAELVSLDLYDLDFQDASLRVIGKGRKERMLPIGDKAMQALERWLDCRDKLARPEEMAVFVSQRGRRISARSVQLRLARWGDYQGSDSRVYPHRLRHSFASDMLASSGDLRAVQELLGHSDIATTQVYTHLDFQHLLDVYDKAHPRAKRQSGSKPARKPNKQDSND is encoded by the coding sequence TTGACGGCTGAGCTGCCGGATCTGGCGCGATCAGGTTTTTTTAACTATCTGAGCGCTGAGCGGCAGTTGTCTAAACACACGTTAGATAATTATCAGCGTGATCTGCAAAGACTTTGGGAATATCTGCAGTTACAGCAAATTTTTACCCCTTCCGAATCGCCATGGCACAAAGTGCTGCCGCAACATATTCGTGGTTTTGTCGCCGCTGTGCATCATCAGGGGCTTGGCGGTAAAAGTATTCAGCGGGCATTGTCTGCTATCCGCACTTTTTATAAATACCTTCATCGTGAAGGGTTGGCGAAGGCTGATCCGGCAGCGGGTATCCGTGCGCCTAAAAGTCCTAAGCGTCTGCCCCAGACACTGGACCCCGATCAGCTAAGCAGTCTGCTTGATCAGCCACTAGGTCGTGATCCACTGAGTCGTCGTGATCATGCGATGGTTGAACTGTTGTACTCATCAGGCTTACGGCTGGCTGAGTTGGTGAGTCTGGACTTGTATGATCTGGATTTCCAGGATGCGAGCCTGCGGGTTATTGGTAAGGGGCGTAAAGAGCGAATGCTGCCTATTGGCGACAAAGCGATGCAGGCATTAGAGCGTTGGCTGGATTGCCGTGATAAGCTGGCCAGACCTGAGGAAATGGCTGTATTTGTCAGTCAGAGGGGGCGGCGAATATCAGCACGCAGTGTACAGTTAAGGCTAGCACGCTGGGGTGATTATCAGGGCAGTGACAGCCGGGTTTATCCACATCGTCTGCGGCATTCTTTTGCCAGTGATATGCTGGCATCAAGCGGTGATCTGAGAGCTGTTCAGGAGTTGCTGGGCCACTCAGATATAGCAACCACTCAGGTATATACCCATTTAGATTTTCAGCATTTACTTGATGTCTATGACAAGGCGCATCCCCGGGCGAAGCGCCAGTCGGGCAGTAAGCCGGCCCGTAAACCAAACAAGCAGGATTCCAATGATTAA
- a CDS encoding HAD family hydrolase, with protein sequence MIKCITFDLDDTLWAVDPVITHANNTLYGWLDEHAPGFTREYQVGDFPALREQVLMAFPETAHSVTLIRLRQLEIGLRQAGYSETEIEVLVPQAFDIFIAARNEVTFFPYVTEMLSQLKEYEYRIGALSNGNAEVNRAGLGDWFDFALNAHMVGHEKPHPAMFQQMLASEKLRPEEVIHIGDNPDHDVAGAQQLGIRTIWVNLKQGSHKTGETADQVVTCLSEVFDAVTAIRAQS encoded by the coding sequence ATGATTAAGTGTATTACCTTCGATCTGGACGATACCCTCTGGGCTGTTGATCCGGTTATCACACATGCCAATAATACTCTATACGGCTGGTTAGATGAGCATGCCCCGGGGTTCACCCGTGAATATCAGGTCGGTGACTTTCCGGCGCTGCGTGAGCAGGTTTTGATGGCTTTTCCTGAAACAGCTCATAGCGTGACGTTAATTCGTTTACGTCAGTTGGAGATTGGTTTACGTCAGGCGGGTTATAGTGAAACTGAAATTGAAGTATTAGTGCCGCAGGCATTTGATATTTTTATTGCAGCGCGTAATGAAGTCACTTTTTTCCCATATGTGACAGAGATGCTGAGTCAGCTGAAGGAGTACGAATATCGTATTGGTGCGTTGAGTAATGGCAATGCAGAAGTAAACCGTGCGGGCTTAGGTGACTGGTTTGATTTTGCACTGAATGCTCACATGGTAGGTCATGAAAAACCACATCCTGCTATGTTCCAGCAAATGCTGGCCAGTGAGAAGCTTCGCCCTGAAGAAGTTATTCATATAGGTGATAACCCAGACCATGATGTTGCCGGTGCGCAGCAATTGGGCATCCGAACCATTTGGGTAAATTTAAAACAAGGTTCGCATAAAACGGGTGAAACTGCTGATCAGGTGGTAACCTGTTTAAGTGAGGTATTTGATGCGGTTACGGCAATTCGTGCACAGAGTTAA